The DNA window TAGTGGTGGTGGGGTCCGCGTCCCCAGAGAAGAAAATCGCGGTGGGTGAAGGTGAGACGGTGGAAGTGTCTGGAGCGCAGGAGGCGGTGGTTAGGGTTTTAGAGAGGATGTGGAGGGTGGATGGGAAGAAGGATGGTGGTGAGTACGAGGGTTATTGTGGACTTTTGGCCAATACGTCGCAGATTGGTGCCGTTGTGGGTAGAGAAGGCAGGAATATCAAGAGAATGAAGAGAACTAGTGGGGCCCATATCTGGATTCTCCCGGCTCCACTATGCGGTTTGAAGGAAGATCAATTAATTCAGGTTtaattcttccttttcttttcctacagATTTGTCCTATAATAATTCATgataaattttgtgtttttgtaggagagaaatataattttttacatcatagtttaagaaaaataaaatcttttatattatctgaaatgaaatttgaaaaaattggtgtatgaaaaaaaaaaaaaagattacagGCAGTAGCACTGTGGCTGTAAAGAAAGCAGTGATTGCTGTAACTAGCTGCCTTCAAGATTATCCTCCTCCATGCGAGAAGGATGAAGTGGGTTTAGGACTTGGAGCTGTTAGGAGAAGGAGAAGTGGTTCCTCTGGTGATCCAAATGCTGAATTCTCTCCTCATTCGTGTTCCCTGCTACCCACATATTCTGAAAATATTGAAACTGATGGAGACCATAAGAAACCTAATGAACAATCACAAGTTCAATTTAGGATGATCTGCTCCCATGGTGCAGCTGGGATCATCATAGGCAAGGGAGGGTCTGTAGTCAGAGCTCTGCAAAATCAAACTGGTGCTTCTATCATCTTTGCTCCTCCTATAACCAACTCCGATGACCGTCTAGTTACTGTTTCTGCATTGGAGAACCTTGAATCATCCCACTCTCCCGCACAGAATGCACTTCTTCTTGTCTTTGATAGATCTATTGAGCATGACATTGAAAGAGCTCGTTCCTTGGGCTTGATTGAGGAAATTACCGTGACAGCGACCCTCCTGCTGCCATCAAATAGGGTCTCTTGTTTGATTGGAAGAGGAGGTAGGGTAGACTCAGAAATGATAGAAACAACTGGTGCTGATATACAGATAATGCAAGCGGACCAATTCTTTGATTTCGCTTCAAAGAATGATGCAGTAGTGCAGGTGCAATTCTTATcgtcttactttttttttatttgttgtcaaGTTATTGTGACATTAAAAGGATTTTAGTATACAACATAAACTGGGTTGAAGTATGTCATTGAGTCTAATAATCATTATTTAATGTGATTTTTGGTGCTGCCGTGATTTGTGCTTGTAATCAGTTATCTGCTCCTCTCCCTCCAAGAACAATCAACACTTCTTCATCACCTGTCGTTGTCATCATCTAGTTTGGTTAGCAAATTTCACCTCTTCTTGTAACATTTTCAAAGCTCTACCAGTTCTCTGCGCATCAGttgtatttatatgttttttttttcatttatcttattatataaaattttgatgtcTTTGCTGTTTGTTGTGAAGATGTGCAATATTTTAAATGTACCAAGAGTTCTGTCACTTATCGTTTGCCTTTTGTTCTTTGATATTGCCTGATGCTTTCTAAGTAGAGGATTTTTCTTGATCATCCAGGATGAAAACTGGTATTGAACTATAGATAGATACTGGAATGTTTATACCTTGTAATGGAGTGTGATCAGCCAACATGGTAAAGTATTTGGAGCTTCTATTGAagatttatgtcttttttttttttttgaattcccAGTCCTGTATCTACCTGGTTAAAATCTTTGGTACCACCTACCTAGCGATTTATTCCCAAACTGTTATATGTTTTGCAGATTACAGGTGAGGAGAAAAATGTACAGAATGCTCTGTTTCAAGTTACCTGTAAACTGAGGGGGAATCTTTTGCCTACCGAGATGCTCAATGGATTGAGGGCAGGGAGCCCCTATAGAAGAGCGGGGGAGATCACTATGTTGCATCAATCAGCTGGCGAATCTCTCGATTCCAATCAGGAAACAAGCTTTGGAAAAAGAGTGGATCAAGTACGTGATACTCCTTCCTCATTCCTGCAGTTGCCACAGGTGAAGATTTTCTCTTCACTTGTTTGCAGTTTTAAATTATctgaattgaaatttgaaaaaattggtgtttgaaaaaaaaaaaaaagattacagGGAGTAGCTCTGTGGCCATAAAGAAAGCAGTGATTGATGTAACTAGCTGCCTTCAAGATTGTCCTCCATACGAGAAGGATGAGGTGGATTTAAGCCTTGGAGCTGGTAGGAGAAGAAGAAGTGGTTCCTCTGGTGAACCAATGTGTTCCCTGCTACCCACATATTCTGAAAATATTGCAACTGATGGAGACCATAAGAAACCTAATGAACAATCACAAGTTCAATTTAGGATGATCTGCTCCCATGGTGCAGCTGGGAGCATCATAGGCACGGGAGGATCCATAGTCAGAGCTCTGCAAAATCAAACTGGTGCTTCTATCAGCTTTGCTCCTCCTATAACCAACTCCGATGACCGTCTAGTTACTGTTTCTGCATTGGAGAACCTTGAATCATCGCACTCTCCTGCACAGAATGCACTTCTTCTTGTCTTTGCTAGATCTATTGAGCATGACATTGAAAGAGCTCGTTCCTTGGGCTTGATTGAGGAAATTACCGTGACAGCAACCCTCCTGCTGCCATCAAATAAGGTCTCTTGTTTGATTGGAAGAGGAGGTAGGGTAGATTCAGAAATGATAGAAACAACTGGTGCTGACATACAGATATTGCAAGGGGACCAAATCTTTGATTTCGCTTCAAAGAATGATGTAGTAGTGCAGGTGCGATTCTgattgtcttaatttttttttttctgttttcaagTTATTGTGAAATAAAGAGGATTTTAGTATACGACATAAACTGGGTTGAAGTATGTCATTGAGTCTAATATTTGTTGCTTAATATGATTTTTGGTGCTGCTGTGATTTGTGCTTATAAACAGTTATGTGCTCCTCTCCCTCCAAGAACAATCAACACTTCTTCATTACCTGTCATTGTCATCATCTAGTTTGGTTAGCAAATTTCACCTCTTCTTGTAACATTTTCAAAGCACTACCAGTTCTCTGCGCATCagttgtatttgtattttttttccatt is part of the Populus trichocarpa isolate Nisqually-1 chromosome 7, P.trichocarpa_v4.1, whole genome shotgun sequence genome and encodes:
- the LOC7480183 gene encoding uncharacterized protein LOC7480183 isoform X6, with translation MRFEGRSINSGSSTVAVKKAVIAVTSCLQDYPPPCEKDEVGLGLGAVRRRRSGSSGDPNAEFSPHSCSLLPTYSENIETDGDHKKPNEQSQVQFRMICSHGAAGIIIGKGGSVVRALQNQTGASIIFAPPITNSDDRLVTVSALENLESSHSPAQNALLLVFDRSIEHDIERARSLGLIEEITVTATLLLPSNRVSCLIGRGGRVDSEMIETTGADIQIMQADQFFDFASKNDAVVQITGEEKNVQNALFQVTCKLRGNLLPTEMLNGLRAGSPYRRAGEITMLHQSAGESLDSNQETSFGKRVDQVRDTPSSFLQLPQITGSSSVAIKKAVIDVTSCLQDCPPYEKDEVDLSLGAGRRRRSGSSGEPMCSLLPTYSENIATDGDHKKPNEQSQVQFRMICSHGAAGSIIGTGGSIVRALQNQTGASISFAPPITNSDDRLVTVSALENLESSHSPAQNALLLVFARSIEHDIERARSLGLIEEITVTATLLLPSNKVSCLIGRGGRVDSEMIETTGADIQILQGDQIFDFASKNDVVVQITGEEKNVQNALFQVTCKLRGNLLPTEMLNGLRAGSPYRRAGEITMLHQSAGESLDSNQETSFEKRLDQVRDTPSSLLQLPQITGSSSVAIKKAVIDVTSCLQDCPPYEKDEVDLSLGAGRRRRSGSSGEPMCSLLPTYSENIATDGDHKKPNEQSQVQFRMICSHGAAGRIIGTGGSVVRALQNQTGASIIFARPITNSDDRLVTVSALENLESSHSPAQNALLLVFARSIEHDIERARSLGLIEEITVTATLLLPSNKVYCLIGRGGRVDSEMIETTGADIQIMQGDQFFDLASKNDAVVQITGEHKNVQNALFQVTCKLRENLLPTKMLNGLRAGSPYRRAGESTMLHQSAGSVSRRMSRFQSGNRFGRKSGSST
- the LOC7480183 gene encoding uncharacterized protein LOC7480183 isoform X3, whose protein sequence is MQQQQQKHYRHKGPPRQPLIELQPGQVAFRVVCHVSKIGGLISHSSSVISPIWLEAGCLVHCEEAVKGSEHRVIVVVGSASPEKKIAVGEGETVEVSGAQEAVVRVLERMWRVDGKKDGGEYEGYCGLLANTSQIGAVVGREGRNIKRMKRTSGAHIWILPAPLCGLKEDQLIQITGSSTVAVKKAVIAVTSCLQDYPPPCEKDEVGLGLGAVRRRRSGSSGDPNAEFSPHSCSLLPTYSENIETDGDHKKPNEQSQVQFRMICSHGAAGIIIGKGGSVVRALQNQTGASIIFAPPITNSDDRLVTVSALENLESSHSPAQNALLLVFDRSIEHDIERARSLGLIEEITVTATLLLPSNRVSCLIGRGGRVDSEMIETTGADIQIMQADQFFDFASKNDAVVQITGEEKNVQNALFQVTCKLRGNLLPTEMLNGLRAGSPYRRAGEITMLHQSAGESLDSNQETSFGKRVDQVRDTPSSFLQLPQITGSSSVAIKKAVIDVTSCLQDCPPYEKDEVDLSLGAGRRRRSGSSGEPMCSLLPTYSENIATDGDHKKPNEQSQVQFRMICSHGAAGSIIGTGGSIVRALQNQTGASISFAPPITNSDDRLVTVSALENLESSHSPAQNALLLVFARSIEHDIERARSLGLIEEITVTATLLLPSNKVSCLIGRGGRVDSEMIETTGADIQILQGDQIFDFASKNDVVVQITGEEKNVQNALFQVTCKLRGNLLPTEMLNGLRAGSPYRRAGEITMLHQSAGESLDSNQETSFEKRLDQITGSSSVAIKKAVIDVTSCLQDCPPYEKDEVDLSLGAGRRRRSGSSGEPMCSLLPTYSENIATDGDHKKPNEQSQVQFRMICSHGAAGRIIGTGGSVVRALQNQTGASIIFARPITNSDDRLVTVSALENLESSHSPAQNALLLVFARSIEHDIERARSLGLIEEITVTATLLLPSNKVYCLIGRGGRVDSEMIETTGADIQIMQGDQFFDLASKNDAVVQITGEHKNVQNALFQVTCKLRENLLPTKMLNGLRAGSPYRRAGESTMLHQSAGSVSRRMSRFQSGNRFGRKSGSST
- the LOC7480183 gene encoding uncharacterized protein LOC7480183 isoform X1, whose product is MQQQQQKHYRHKGPPRQPLIELQPGQVAFRVVCHVSKIGGLISHSSSVISPIWLEAGCLVHCEEAVKGSEHRVIVVVGSASPEKKIAVGEGETVEVSGAQEAVVRVLERMWRVDGKKDGGEYEGYCGLLANTSQIGAVVGREGRNIKRMKRTSGAHIWILPAPLCGLKEDQLIQITGSSTVAVKKAVIAVTSCLQDYPPPCEKDEVGLGLGAVRRRRSGSSGDPNAEFSPHSCSLLPTYSENIETDGDHKKPNEQSQVQFRMICSHGAAGIIIGKGGSVVRALQNQTGASIIFAPPITNSDDRLVTVSALENLESSHSPAQNALLLVFDRSIEHDIERARSLGLIEEITVTATLLLPSNRVSCLIGRGGRVDSEMIETTGADIQIMQADQFFDFASKNDAVVQITGEEKNVQNALFQVTCKLRGNLLPTEMLNGLRAGSPYRRAGEITMLHQSAGESLDSNQETSFGKRVDQVRDTPSSFLQLPQITGSSSVAIKKAVIDVTSCLQDCPPYEKDEVDLSLGAGRRRRSGSSGEPMCSLLPTYSENIATDGDHKKPNEQSQVQFRMICSHGAAGSIIGTGGSIVRALQNQTGASISFAPPITNSDDRLVTVSALENLESSHSPAQNALLLVFARSIEHDIERARSLGLIEEITVTATLLLPSNKVSCLIGRGGRVDSEMIETTGADIQILQGDQIFDFASKNDVVVQITGEEKNVQNALFQVTCKLRGNLLPTEMLNGLRAGSPYRRAGEITMLHQSAGESLDSNQETSFEKRLDQVRDTPSSLLQLPQITGSSSVAIKKAVIDVTSCLQDCPPYEKDEVDLSLGAGRRRRSGSSGEPMCSLLPTYSENIATDGDHKKPNEQSQVQFRMICSHGAAGRIIGTGGSVVRALQNQTGASIIFARPITNSDDRLVTVSALENLESSHSPAQNALLLVFARSIEHDIERARSLGLIEEITVTATLLLPSNKVYCLIGRGGRVDSEMIETTGADIQIMQGDQFFDLASKNDAVVQITGEHKNVQNALFQVTCKLRENLLPTKMLNGLRAGSPYRRAGESTMLHQSAGSVSRRMSRFQSGNRFGRKSGSST
- the LOC7480183 gene encoding uncharacterized protein LOC7480183 isoform X5; the encoded protein is MQQQQQKHYRHKGPPRQPLIELQPGQVAFRVVCHVSKIGGLISHSSSVISPIWLEAGCLVHCEEAVKGSEHRVIVVVGSASPEKKIAVGEGETVEVSGAQEAVVRVLERMWRVDGKKDGGEYEGYCGLLANTSQIGAVVGREGRNIKRMKRTSGAHIWILPAPLCGLKEDQLIQITGSSTVAVKKAVIAVTSCLQDYPPPCEKDEVGLGLGAVRRRRSGSSGDPNAEFSPHSCSLLPTYSENIETDGDHKKPNEQSQVQFRMICSHGAAGIIIGKGGSVVRALQNQTGASIIFAPPITNSDDRLVTVSALENLESSHSPAQNALLLVFDRSIEHDIERARSLGLIEEITVTATLLLPSNRVSCLIGRGGRVDSEMIETTGADIQIMQADQFFDFASKNDAVVQITGEEKNVQNALFQVTCKLRGNLLPTEMLNGLRAGSPYRRAGEITMLHQSAGESLDSNQETSFGKRVDQVRDTPSSFLQLPQITGSSSVAIKKAVIDVTSCLQDCPPYEKDEVDLSLGAGRRRRSGSSGEPMCSLLPTYSENIATDGDHKKPNEQSQVQFRMICSHGAAGSIIGTGGSIVRALQNQTGASISFAPPITNSDDRLVTVSALENLESSHSPAQNALLLVFARSIEHDIERARSLGLIEEITVTATLLLPSNKVSCLIGRGGRVDSEMIETTGADIQILQGDQIFDFASKNDVVVQITGEEKNVQNALFQVTCKLRGNLLPTEMLNGLRAGSPYRRAGEITMLHQSAGESLDSNQETSFEKRLDQVRDTPSSLLQLPQITGSSSVAIKKAVIDVTSCLQDCPPYEKDEVDLSLGAGRRRRSGSSGEPMCSLLPTYSENIATDGDHKKPNEQSQVQFRMICSHGAAGRIIGTGGSVVRALQNQTGASIIFARPITNSDDRLVTVSALENLESSHSPAQNALLLVFARSIEHDIERARSLGLIEEITVTATLLLPSNKVYCLIGRGGRVDSEMIETTGADIQIMQGDQFFDLASKNDAVVQLSAPLPPRTINTSSSPVVVII
- the LOC7480183 gene encoding uncharacterized protein LOC7480183 isoform X4, coding for MQQQQQKHYRHKGPPRQPLIELQPGQVAFRVVCHVSKIGGLISHSSSVISPIWLEAGCLVHCEEAVKGSEHRVIVVVGSASPEKKIAVGEGETVEVSGAQEAVVRVLERMWRVDGKKDGGEYEGYCGLLANTSQIGAVVGREGRNIKRMKRTSGAHIWILPAPLCGLKEDQLIQITGSSTVAVKKAVIAVTSCLQDYPPPCEKDEVGLGLGAVRRRRSGSSGDPNAEFSPHSCSLLPTYSENIETDGDHKKPNEQSQVQFRMICSHGAAGIIIGKGGSVVRALQNQTGASIIFAPPITNSDDRLVTVSALENLESSHSPAQNALLLVFDRSIEHDIERARSLGLIEEITVTATLLLPSNRVSCLIGRGGRVDSEMIETTGADIQIMQADQFFDFASKNDAVVQITGEEKNVQNALFQVTCKLRGNLLPTEMLNGLRAGSPYRRAGEITMLHQSAGESLDSNQETSFGKRVDQITGSSSVAIKKAVIDVTSCLQDCPPYEKDEVDLSLGAGRRRRSGSSGEPMCSLLPTYSENIATDGDHKKPNEQSQVQFRMICSHGAAGSIIGTGGSIVRALQNQTGASISFAPPITNSDDRLVTVSALENLESSHSPAQNALLLVFARSIEHDIERARSLGLIEEITVTATLLLPSNKVSCLIGRGGRVDSEMIETTGADIQILQGDQIFDFASKNDVVVQITGEEKNVQNALFQVTCKLRGNLLPTEMLNGLRAGSPYRRAGEITMLHQSAGESLDSNQETSFEKRLDQITGSSSVAIKKAVIDVTSCLQDCPPYEKDEVDLSLGAGRRRRSGSSGEPMCSLLPTYSENIATDGDHKKPNEQSQVQFRMICSHGAAGRIIGTGGSVVRALQNQTGASIIFARPITNSDDRLVTVSALENLESSHSPAQNALLLVFARSIEHDIERARSLGLIEEITVTATLLLPSNKVYCLIGRGGRVDSEMIETTGADIQIMQGDQFFDLASKNDAVVQITGEHKNVQNALFQVTCKLRENLLPTKMLNGLRAGSPYRRAGESTMLHQSAGSVSRRMSRFQSGNRFGRKSGSST
- the LOC7480183 gene encoding uncharacterized protein LOC7480183 isoform X2 → MQQQQQKHYRHKGPPRQPLIELQPGQVAFRVVCHVSKIGGLISHSSSVISPIWLEAGCLVHCEEAVKGSEHRVIVVVGSASPEKKIAVGEGETVEVSGAQEAVVRVLERMWRVDGKKDGGEYEGYCGLLANTSQIGAVVGREGRNIKRMKRTSGAHIWILPAPLCGLKEDQLIQITGSSTVAVKKAVIAVTSCLQDYPPPCEKDEVGLGLGAVRRRRSGSSGDPNAEFSPHSCSLLPTYSENIETDGDHKKPNEQSQVQFRMICSHGAAGIIIGKGGSVVRALQNQTGASIIFAPPITNSDDRLVTVSALENLESSHSPAQNALLLVFDRSIEHDIERARSLGLIEEITVTATLLLPSNRVSCLIGRGGRVDSEMIETTGADIQIMQADQFFDFASKNDAVVQITGEEKNVQNALFQVTCKLRGNLLPTEMLNGLRAGSPYRRAGEITMLHQSAGESLDSNQETSFGKRVDQITGSSSVAIKKAVIDVTSCLQDCPPYEKDEVDLSLGAGRRRRSGSSGEPMCSLLPTYSENIATDGDHKKPNEQSQVQFRMICSHGAAGSIIGTGGSIVRALQNQTGASISFAPPITNSDDRLVTVSALENLESSHSPAQNALLLVFARSIEHDIERARSLGLIEEITVTATLLLPSNKVSCLIGRGGRVDSEMIETTGADIQILQGDQIFDFASKNDVVVQITGEEKNVQNALFQVTCKLRGNLLPTEMLNGLRAGSPYRRAGEITMLHQSAGESLDSNQETSFEKRLDQVRDTPSSLLQLPQITGSSSVAIKKAVIDVTSCLQDCPPYEKDEVDLSLGAGRRRRSGSSGEPMCSLLPTYSENIATDGDHKKPNEQSQVQFRMICSHGAAGRIIGTGGSVVRALQNQTGASIIFARPITNSDDRLVTVSALENLESSHSPAQNALLLVFARSIEHDIERARSLGLIEEITVTATLLLPSNKVYCLIGRGGRVDSEMIETTGADIQIMQGDQFFDLASKNDAVVQITGEHKNVQNALFQVTCKLRENLLPTKMLNGLRAGSPYRRAGESTMLHQSAGSVSRRMSRFQSGNRFGRKSGSST